The DNA window TCACCAAAGACAGGTAAACTTATACTACTATTAGTGAAATGTTTATGTGATTGAAATGTAATGAAGGTGGTTTGTATAGGCTGTGTGAGGCTAATGTGAAGTTATCAGTCCCCATTATACTTCATCATACTTGTGTAATTTGTATGAATAGTTGATTTTGCATTTAGATATCTAATGATCAGTAGGAATATGTTTACAGTCAGACATCAATGTGTTTACAGTTGGATATTGGATGATCATTAGGAGTTTGTGTTTACAGTCAGACTTCTAATGATCAGTAGGAATTTTCCTTTACAGTCTGGTATCTAATGATCAGTAGGAATTTGCCTTTACAGTCAGGTATCTAATGATCAGTAGGAATGGGTTTACAGTCAGACTTCTAATGATCAGTAGGAATTGACCTTTACAGTCAAGTATCTAATGATCAGTAGGAATGGGTTTACAGTCAGACTTTCAGATATTTGATAATTAGTCTGAATGGTTGTGTTCACTCTCAGATATCTTATGATCAGTCTGAATGGTTGTGTTATTGTCAAAAATCTGATACACATTTTATTAGCAGTATGAATGGTTAAATATCTGCTTCTAGTGTGATCAATTTTAAATGGGAGTGTTTACATTCAAGTTTCTGATAACCTGTATGCTtattttgaatgtgtttacAGTCAGATATCTGATACCGGGAATCTCCAGGACACCTCAGGGCTTGCGACAGAAAACTTAGAATCTCTAGCAGCAGCGGCATTTGAGAGACGGATAGCCAATCTTGAGAGAGAAAACAAAGAACTGCAGCGAAAACTTGGAGGTTTGTTTCGTAGATATCGGTTTTTTATTGGTCAGTTTATATACATACCATGTAGAATTATTGTATATGACATGAAGGAAAGGTCAAAAGCTGTAGATATCATGTTCAACTGATCAGATACTTTAGATATCATATAAGTCAGGTCAACTTTGGTAGATATCATGTAAAAAAGATCAACTTTAGTAATTATCATGTAGGAATGGTCAGCTAATGCAGATATCATCTAGGAACTGTCAGTTTATATGTGGTAGGACAGTTCAATTTATGTAGATATTATGTACAACAGGCcaataactttaaaaattgttcagacAAGTGTTTCATTTTCTGTTGCAAGAAAAGTTAACCAATGCCCTTAATTTTACAGAGGCTAATAACACAATTCAGAGGAGTTCGGGGGAGATAAATGCTGCAGCTGGGGCATCATCTGCCTCAGCGGAGTCGGAGGTCCGTCAGCTCAAAGAGGAAATTGCCGTCTTACACCGCGTGGTGGCCGGTAGGTGGCTCATcgcaatttaaaacaattaaaaaacagAGTTAATGCTAAATTATAagtaattttatacaaaatgagTGTTAGCAGCAGTAAAGGTGTGGAAggttcttatacatgtacttatatgaaTCTGTGTATTTACCACAATGAATCAATACAATTTGAGGTTAAATCTGTGCATGTAACTTAATGAATCAATACAGTTTGAGGTTAAATCTGTGCATGTACCTTAATGATTCAATACAGTTTGAGGTTAAATCTGTGCATGTACCTTAATGATTCAATACAGTTTGAGGTTAAATCTGTGCATGTACCTTAATGATTCAATACAGTTTGAGGTTAAATCTGTGCATGTGCCTTAATGATTCAATACAGTTTGAGGTTAAATCTGTGCATTAAGCCAAAAAGATCTCTTTAATTTACAGCGTTTATGATTtcttattgatttatttcttcCAGAATCTCAAACAGAAATAAGTGAGGTTGAACAGGATTTGAAAAGAGCTCAAGATCAAAAGATAGAAGTGGAGCGTAAATTACGATTAATTGATGAGGAAAAGCAGGCTCTTGAAAAGGTCAGTTTACATAATTAGTGCACATttgctgttttattttcttattaaaaattacaaacaaGAAACAGAAGTTATTTTGATTGAGTTGGTTTATtagtacatatatattaattgCACTGGTATACTTACTTCTACTTTATGTGGACTATAGGACCTGCAGGAGTTCAGAGACAAGTACAAACTCCAGGCAAGAGAGCTTAAAGATGCTGTGGCCAAGCAGAAGATTGCTATCGAACAATTTACTGACACAAACGAGTCGTACGTACATATATTACTTACCTGTACTTTTTCCTTCAATAATCCAGCTTCCAATTAATCTTTCGATACTGTAAACCACTTTTCATTTGCGCACGAGAAATTTATGCGAGGTTTGCAAGAGACTtgtcgtcgcgaatatttctcccCACGAACCAATCCTTTGTCtaatgtttttataacaatacaggtctggataaggcttggttgCGAACATTAGTCATCATGAACAAGTTTATCGGCAGTTCATCGCATATAAAGTCGACGccaataaaaattggtttacagtatataagTTTTTGGTTTGTGAAAATGTCAAATATGGAGATATAGATATTTGTTGGTTACCATTGTAGATTGTTAAAAACACAATCCAAAGTCAAAGAATTGACTCGGGAATCAAGGAACAGAGAAGAGGAAATGGATGAATATAGACGGAAGTTAGATAGTGTCAAAAATGAACGGAGAAGGGCAGAGAAAAACGTCCAGGAGGTAATGATGAAATTAAGACTTAGTTCTCTAATTATAATGCTACCATTGATAAACAGGAGAAATATGCTGATTTTCATGTCTGGGTTAACTAGTATGAGTGTTACTTGATGTCGCTTCATTGAGTACTTGTTTCTATCACTCCAAGCTTCACGGACAAGTGGACGAGTATCGGGCGGATTCTAACAAAGAGAGGAAGCTCCGAGAGCGAGCCGAGCAGTACTCGAGGGAACTCGAACAGGAAATTGAGGCTGCCAAACGGAAAAATCTCAACAGGGGTCCCACTGCAAGCCACTTAGAAATGTCTCAGGAAATCTCAAGGTTTGGTCAAAATTTGAACGCACTAAGATGTAGAAATgtcttgaaaaattttaaaatacatacagATGGTATTCAACAATCACAGACAATTGCTCTGGGAAATCTCAAGGTACatgtgcatacatgtacaattctaTTTGTCATACTTAAAAATTGTAGTATCTCAGACTTGCAGGTATTCTATTCAATCTTTTCTAAAAGCGGTTTTCAATATAagtacaaaatttatttttaattcaggttAAAGACAGAATTAGACAGAAAAAGTGTTGAAGCTGAGGAATCTCTGGCGAGACTGACTGCCAAACTACAGGCGGAGATGAAGGACCTGAAGTTCCATCTGTCAGAGGCTGAGAATAGGAACAAGGACCTGAAGCATGAGAGTAGTATGCTGAAGGAGAAACTAAATAACCAATTGTCTATAGAGGACCTCAGTAACCAAATACAGAGGTTGAAGCTGCAGTCTGAGCATTCAGAACGGGAGAAGTTGCAGGTTAATGACGAAAACGAGAGGTTAAAGGAAGAAATCTCCTTCGTAAGTATCACTTGTGGAGGGAGCTGGGGCGGGTCTAGTTATTGTAGTCAGAATTATCTATATATCACCAAAGGATTGGTTTAAAAAGAGTTTAAAGGGAATGAAATTATGACTATTACCTTCTCCAATTAATTCATTGAATAGAAAATGCATGCTCAAATAGTGTTTTGTATTTTGTCAATATTTGTTGGCTGTTGGGCTCACTGATCTTCTACATTGGAGTCTGTTAGTGGAACAATCATAAGTATATATGTGGTTCTTTTAAACAGCAACAATCTGCCATGAATGACCTGGTGAAAGAGAAGAATCAGCTCGAACAGGAGATGAGGGAGATTTATGACAAACGGGAGTCTGTGGCTCAATGGGAGGCCCAAATCTCAGAGATCATTAAGTGGTGAGTTATCTCATGTCTGTGTCAGAGGTCATCAAGTAGTGAGTTATCTCATGTCTATCTCAAAGATCATCAAGTGGTGAGTTATCTCATGTCTGTGTCAGAGGTCATCAAGTGGTGAGTTATCTCATGTCTGTGTCAGAGGTCATCAAGTGGTGAGTTAACTCATGTCTGTGTCAGAGGTCATCAAGTGGTGAGTTATCTCATGTCTGTGTCAGAGGTCATCAAGTACTGCGTTATCTCATGTCTATCTCAGAGATCGAGTGGCAAGTTATCTGAGATAGATCTCAGAGATCATTAAGTGGTGGGCTTTCTCTCTCATATTTGAGATATGTATATCTATGATGAGTTATCTCGAAAGATTCTTAAATTTTGAGTTATATTGGAGATCATGAAGTTTtgagttacatgtatctcaCAACTGAATCATTTAAgatttatcatatatgattTAAGTTAAAAGTGTAAATGTATGTGAGTGTAGTCATTTGTTTGTGATCTAGTGATATATCATTTAACTGTGATTATCATTGACAGGGTGAGTGACGAGAAAGACGCCCGCGGTTACCTCCAGGCCCTGGCCAGTAAGATGACGGAGGAACTGGAGAACCTCAAAGTGATGGGCGTGTCAGACGATGGGGTTAGTATGCATCTCATAGCTCTACATAGCAGCAGTTATATTTTATCATCGTGAAATCCTCACATGTTGTCAGTGTATGCTGATCATGCTTTCTCTGTTATAACAGGGTCGACAGAGATGGAGGAACAGGAGATCTCAGAGACTGGACAAGATGGAGCTGCTGACTCTACAGTCCAACTTAAACAGTGAAATCCAGGCCAAGACCCAGATCAGTGAGGAGCTGACACGCTTCAAATCCCAGAGCGTCAGTCTAGAAAAGTAAGTCAATCCCAGAGTGTCAGTCTAGAAAAGTAAGTCAATCCCAGAACTTCAGTCTAGAAAAGTAAGTCAATCCCAGAGTGTCAGTCTAGACAAGTAAGTCAATCCCAGAACTTCAGTCTAGAAAAGTAAGTCAATCCCAGAGTGTCAGTCTAGAAAAGTAAGTCAATCCCAGAACTTCAGTCTAGAAAAGTAAGTCAATCCCAGAGTGTCAGTCTAGACAAGTCAATCCCAGAGTGTCAGTGTAGACAAGTAAGTCAATCCCAGAGTGTCAGTCTAGAAAAGTAAGTCAATCCCAGAGTGTCAGTCTAGAAAAGTAAGTCAATCCCAGAGTGTCAGTCTAGACAAGTCAATCCCAGAGTGTCAGTGTAGACAAGTAAGTCAATCCCAGAGTGTCAGTCTAGAAAAGTAAGTCAATCCCAGAGTGTCAGTCTAGAAAAGTAAGTCAATCCCAGAGTGTCAGTCTAGACAAGTCAATCCCAGAGTGTCAGTCTAGAAAAGTAAGTCAATCCCAGAGTGTCAGTCTAGAAAAGTAAGTCAATCCCAGAGTGTCAGTCTAGACAGGTCAATCCCAGATTGTCAATCTAGAAAAGTAAGTCAATCCCAGAGTGTCAGTCTAGAAAAGTAAGTCAATCCCAGAACTTCAGTCTAGAAAAGTAAGTCAATCCCAGAGTGTCAGTCTAGAAAAGTTAGTCAATCCCAGAACTTCAGTCTATAAAAGTTAGTCAATCCCAGAGCGTCAGTCTAGAAAAGTAAGTCAATCCCAGAACTTCAGTCTAGAAAAGTAAGTCCATCCCAGAGCGTCAGTCTAGAAAAGTTAGTCAATCCCAGAGTGTCAGTCTAGAAAAGTAAGTCAATCCCAGAGTGTCAGTCTAGAAAAGTAAGTCAATCCCAGAACTTCAGTCTAGAAAAGTAAGTCCATCCCAGAGCGTCAGTCTAGAAAAGTTAGTCAATCCCAGAGTGTCAGTCTAGAAGAGTAAGTCAATCCCAGAGCGTCAGTCTAGAAAAGTAAGTCAATCCCAGAGTGTCAGTCTAGACAAGTCAATCCCAATGTTTCCGTCTAGAAAAGTAAGTCAGTGAGATGGATCAGTTCAAAGAGTGTTTTTCTAGAAAATTTTGTCACCTTGTATTACACTAACCAAAGTCAGTAACAAGCTCAAAGACATCAAAATCCTTAGTGTCAGTCAAATAACAACACAGTCTTTAATGAGTCTCATCCTAGAGTGTCATGCAAAGATCAGAAAATTTCTTGTCTTATTTTTCCCAAAacttaatttgataattgtttGATTGATCTATTACAACTATGTACTGTTTTGTTTACCAGTAAATGTGAGGAGCAGAGTGAGCTGATCAGGAAACTCAAGAAAGAGTTGGAGGATCTCAAGTCACAGAACGAGCGTCTTCAGAGTCAGAAGGATACCGACTGTAAGTTCTATATACATCATAAACTGTCAACTTGTACATAATACACAGTTATATACATCATATACCGGTACTGTCAACTTGCACATGACATCCATCATATACTGTCAACTCGTACATGATACACAGAGAGTTGTCTTCAGAATTGATTTTTAAGGCGACTTTCTTTTAATTCTTAGAATTTAGCCTCTCCTTGTGTAATATAAATCACAACATGATTTTTATGTTACAGTGGATAAGTCACATCATGACTCAAGTCTGATGAATTTCTTCAAGGGTCAGAATTTTTTCAAAGGAGGCCAGTTTTCTTACCTAAATGATGTAAGTACCtgaaaaaaatcaacccccaacATATGCTTTATACCTATTGTTGTaagtttcattgtttatatatataaaattcattattctacTTATAAGTTCCAAAAATAAGATccaatatttcataaaacataCAGAATATCAATGTAAACTTTAATGTCAGGCCAATTAATGCAACATATTGTAACATTGGGATGTTATGttatataatattgataaaattgtttagccaatcaaataAGGCATTACAACCAGAATGAAATTAATTGCCTGTATGTATCTCTACAGTCGGACCATGAGAGTATGCATGATGAGGACAGCATCAGTGAGGATGCCCTCTCGCGTGGGGGGACAGACTCGCGCACCAGCTCCCAGCGGGACTTGAGCCGTGAAGAGAGCCACCACCCATCCTCTAGCCCAGCCAGTACCATCCACACCAGTCACCCCGCCCCAGAACAGGTGTACGACCAGCCCTGGGGCGCCGCCAAGTTCGGCCCGATTAACATCAGTCCCTCTCAGAGTCTGCCAGCACACACCAAAACTCATCAGTTTATCATGAAAACATTCTCATTGCCATACAAGTGTAACCATTGTACATCTCTGATGGTGGGCATTCAGCGACAGGGAGCCACTTGTAGTGGTGAGATATCTTTGTAACACCATCAATAACGTGAGGCCAAGGTTGATTGATTGCTTTGCTTTCTGTCCAATTGTTGGTCGTTTTTAGAGAAAATCCAGTTGAAACAACAAATATGTATGTGTTAATTTCTCAGAGTGATTTCCTTACGATCtaaaacaacttttttaaaactttctttttcTGTATATAACAGCGTAATGTAATTGAGGGTTTTAGATTTGACTATGAGCGCCTTCATTGTAATCTTTCTGTATATTACAtggtaatgtacatgtacttgagggTTTTAGATTTGACTATGAGTGCCTTCATTGTAATGTTTCTGTACACAGACTGTGGGTATTCCTGTCACATCCACTGCATGGAGAAGGCCCCCATGGTGTGTCCTGTCCCTCCGGATCAAAGTAAGACTTCATCTAACATTGTATCGCATCAGTTTAAACCAGGTCACAGAATGATCAAACACATTCTGACGTGAATGAATGTGACGAGTGCTGACTCTTGTTTGTAACCTTTCAGCAAAGCGCCCTATGGGGATAGACGTCTATAAAGGCATAGGCACAGCTTACGAGGGCTATGTCAAGGTAACCTCTCattgcttttgtttaaaatcttATGTTTAAATGAATTACATGAATGAGAACCTGTGTTATACTATGCCTTCGTTTATGCTTTGTGTTTCCCTGTTATAGGTTCCTCGGATGGGAGGCATCAAGAAGGGTTGGACGCGGCAGTTTGTTGTAGTCtgtgattttaaattatttttgtatgaTATTAGTCCTGATCGCAACCAACCCAGTCATATAGTGCAACAAGTGCTAGACATGCGGTAAGAGCCAGTTTATATGCAATGATActgtttatttacataattgTACAATCATCttgttgccccttgagggcccCTAATTggtcaataaattgaattgagtTTTGCACACTTTTCCTAGTACTTACATAAACTAAATAACACATTTACCTATGTTGTCTGTTACAGACTCTGGGCTCATATTAAGTAATGTAATGCTTCACTGTGTATATTATGACAGAGATGAAGAATTCACCGTTAGCCCAGTGCTGCCCTCTGATGTGATTCACGCCAACAAGAAGGATATACCATGTATATTTAGAGTAAGTGATGTATATTCAGGGTACCTGATGTATATATAGGGCACCTGATGTATATTTAGGGTACGTGCTGTATATTAAGGGTACGTGATGTATATTTAGGGTACGTTATGTATATTTTGGGTACatgattatataaatagtgcctgattgggagggtaacagttgaaattgacaccccgagaaaaccattgtcaaccgacgcgaagcggaggttgacaatggttttcgaggggtgtcaatttcaactgttatcctcccaaacaggcactatttattttgttatactgaatgtcttttttaaaatttttaagaaaattttactgcttttatataggaataacgtgaattctacagcgaaccgtacgcgcataattttcgcgcatgtaacattttttaatgttacccgttgccaagtgcgttgctaacgctgagggtaatagtaaatattattaactgcgtcttaaccaatcagatttcagtatttaacatgaaagtataacaaatatatttaggGTACCTGATGTATATTAAGGGTACGTCTTGTATATTTAGAGTAAGTGATGGTTTGCTTTGAATGAAGCTGTAGTGTGACATTGTCATTGTTGTTTGTCCTCTGCTAgttctttttgtttaaatatctgTATGTACCAGCATAAAggaaaataattattgcaagaaaattaaatattacagTTTGTTAGTCTAGAGAGCAAACAGTTTTGAATGGATGCCTCATCAGATTCCAGTAGTGTACGTGTATTGTAGGTATCTATCTTGTTGTAGGTCACCACCAGTGAGCTGAACCCCCCAGGAACCAAACACCAGGTCCTGATGCTGGCTGAGAGCGAACAGGAACGCCACCGCTGGGTGGGGGCTCTCAACGAACTCCATAAACTCCTACGCAAAAACAAGCTTCCCAATAAAGCTGTAAGTCCCTCCTTGCCAAATTGAATTCTGTACATAAACAATGTTATGATTTGACATGTatcttataaaataaaaaatagaagtCTTATCATCAAGACTCGCCCGATTTGATATTTATCTTATAAATTAGAAAGAAGAAATCCTTATGTATCAGAATTTAGAATATATTTGACAAATACTGTAAAATCATTGTAAGTCAATGACTTTTTGTAGGCCTATCTTGCACAAGAAGTTTGTGACAATTCTTTATCTCTAGTCAAAGGAACTCTTTCCGCTCAAGTGCTTGGTATGTATACAATCATCTCTATTTTAGTTTACTTAGTAcgataaaatgtaaattaaaaaacaaatgattaaGAAATTTGtcagtaattttgtttttttctgtttgtttgtaaaatttcattatcTTTACAAGCTTTTAATCAAAAGTTTTGGTTGAAACTGATCACTTGTGTAGATTAAAACGGTTTCATATAGGTATATCAATATAAAGGGAACAATCGTTACACCCCCAAATGTAAGTTTTTAATTACAATGTGTGTATGTCTCTGACAGATTCACAACGTGTGGTCCTAGGAACAGAGGATGGTCTATATGTTGCTCAGTTAGCAAAGGATAGTAAGTAACCTATCTAGTTATCATTCAATTACTCTAATGTTGCTTCATCTTCATGGACAGTCAGTTATCAGTACATACTTAATATTAGCTTAAAAGATTAAAGGATGATAAAGTTAAAAGTGTTagtaaattgtaaattatattcGTTAAGTCAAAATGGTCTATCAAACATAAAATAAGTTGCTGTGTTTTGCTTGTAGTTTTGTTAAGGATTGGAGACAAGAGTGAGAAGAAGCCTGTCTTTCAAGTTGAACTGGTTCCCAGTGAACAGCTGGTGGTCTTCATCAGTGGTCAGTGCTTTAAGTGACGTTATTGGTGTCAGAGCTTGACATATTCTTTATATGTGTGAAAGGCTCTGTTAGATCAGAATCTTTTGATATAGAATCACCATGTTAACATTTCCTTAAGCATGAAGTCAGGTGTTGTTGACATGTACAGGTAAATTTCTTTGATTACCTGACGTCAGGTGTTGTTGATTTACAGGTAAACAGAAGCACATCAAGCTGCTGCACCAGTCTGGCCTGGATGGTCATGATACGGACCCGGTTAAGATCCCGGAGACCCGTGGCTGTCAGCTGTTTTGTGTGGGGACTACCACTAACGGCCTGCAGGGCACCCCCGTCACCTGTCTGTGTGTAGCCATCAAACGGACGATACAGGTGTACGAACTGAACAAAACGCGCCAAAAATTCCGTAAAATCAAGGACATTCAGGTTCCAGGGCAAGTGCAGTGTCTGGAGATGATGAGCCAGGGGTTGTGTGTGGGTTGTCCCTCCTATATGGCTATTTATAGTGTTCTTGGGGATTCCCCTCCCACAGGTGAATGGTGTACATTCATTGGATATTTGtcttgtatttaaaacatgatataggGTTTTAGATTTAGGGTTGGAGAATTTCAACAATACGATATATGGCATAGATTTGACTGtcctttgtttaaatttttagcCCTCCTGGATGGGGAAGATAATTCTCTGCGGTACCTGTGTCAAACACAAGTCGACTCCCTGCTGGCAGTGGAGTTACCAAAGAATGAATTCCTCTTGATCTTCAGTGGTAAGGAATCGTGCAGGGATTGTAGTGAAGGCCCTGTGATACAATTGATCAAGTTTGAATATGTTGGAACATGTGGGCTGTAACATATGTTTTCAGTTTGATTTATTGATCTTGTCTCTTTCAGTGTGCGGTGTGTATGTAGATTCAAGTGGAAGAAGAAGTCGTCCCAATGAACTCATGTGGCCAGCTCTCCCCCAGGCTGTCGGTATGCGTCTTTGCAGTCTGTAACGCCACAAATCTCACAAACACTATCAGTGCATTACTAGCTGACTTGTTCTCAGTGGCCAGCTGTTAATCTGtatgattgttttattttcctcAGCCTACAAGGAACCCTACCTCACCTGTTATGCAGAGAATACTGTGTACATGTTTGATGTCCAACAGGCAGAATGGGTACAGACCCTGTGTCTGAAGAAGGTGAGGACTGGTGCTAGGCTTGGTGGGGTGGGTAACTAAGTCTGGTGGAGTGGGTAACTAGGTCTGGTGGGGTGGGTTACTAGGTCTGGTGGGGAGGGTAACTAGGTCTGGTGGGGTGGGTTACTAGGTCTGGTGTGGTGGGTAACTAGGTCTGGTGTGGTGGGTAACTTAGGTCTTATTGGGTACGTAGGTCTGGTGGGATGGGTAGTCCGATGGGGTAGAAAACTAGGTCTGGTGGGGTGGCTAGTCTGATGGGGTAGAAAACTAGGTCTGGTGGTGTAGGTAGCTAGGTCTGGTGGGGTTGATTTGCTTGTTGGATATACAGTCAAAACTGCCGTAGCGGTCACCCCTATTAAGCAGTCACCTTTCGTATGCGGTCATTTTATTTCCTCCCGATGAAAAATCCTATATAATTGCCCTCTAAAGAGCGGTCACCAGTCTAACACGGTCAGCGGTCATCGTATTTTGATCCGAAACTGTACAGTCAACATGCATTAGTCGGCCATTTTGGCCGGTCACATGATTAACACCCGTGGATTTTTAAACATGGCTTCCGAATGTCGggtaataaatgtaaacaataattatacgCTTGAGGCGAGAGAAACCAAATTAATCgatgtatttataatacataCCGGTAATTGGCAAATCAGATACGAATGGTAATCAattgaattgtttaaacaagtattaacaatatgtttgttttataaacatgaatgaAATACAGGTGTCAAAAATGTCCGCGGCGAGGCAAAAGAAAATTGCTTGattaaataatatgattttgaGTTCAGATACGGTCGGTTAAAAACGTAATTGTTGATTTGTATTAAAAGTGTTTTCTTTTCTATATATACAGTACTCATGAAAATAGTGTAATTGatataattgtgaaaatatcgGCGACAAGGTTTTACCACGTAATGacttttttgaataatttaaagaaatataaaaattgcatgcacaatgcattgtaatgtatttctacttatttgtaaatatattagaTACTATAAAAACATCAAATCAATCACTGTATCTATCAGTTTGATACATTATgctaaatatcaagtatataattaaaataaaattgaataattgttCTACAAAGGAATTTGATGTTGGCAAATTCACAAGTCTCTATTCAAAGGTCACCTCTGTTAAGAGGTCACTTTGGGTGCCTCCCGCAGGTGACTGCTTAAtacaagtttgactgtatacATCTTCAATGATCATTTGTTTTGTGTCATTTTCAGACAAAGCCCCTGTCTCGGGATGGCTCATTAAATCTCTACACAAACTTGGACATGCAGCAGATAGTGTATTTCAAAGACTTACAtgcaggtcagtaacaccctgtGGTTCCCAGTGTATAAGATGTCACGTAACAGAGAGATAAAAATATCACTATGTGGAGTTTTCATCCGTGTATTGTGTTTCTTGTAGAAGAAGACGCCCTGGCTGTAGCTGAAATATTCAAAGGGAAAAGTGTCAATCGCAACAAGCGcagattttcttttaaaacaagagACGACCATGATAGGGGATCGCGAGGGTAAGACTTTTCAAATCAGCTCCACAACTTTGTTACCTTAATTTTGAGATGTTCTGTTGATAGGGCATTAAATGTGTTGAACATTACAGAACTGCAGAAATCATCCATTTCAGTATGTTTGCATATTTgcatatatttataaagaacATACGATTATATATTGTGTGTATTTGTCTCATCACTGCAAGCTCAACAGAACCCCATCAGGCTGAATGCACAGTGTGGGATTAAATAAGAATGTCATCATTGTAAGCCACTGTGTGGTACCCACAATAGACAGCCCACATTGGTGTGATGAGGGGTCCATACATTATCATATTGTCCCTGTGTAGAGGGGGCAGACTTAGCCCCCCTGTCTCTGCATTAGATAGCATGTCTCTCACCCACTCAGCTGTAACATCCTCGTGGCATCATCACTTATTAATCAACTCTTGACCTCTGTGTCATTTTGACCAATATCACATTAACTGCATAATTACTAAGTAATAAGATGTCATTTGAACTGTTTGCATCTTGATTTAGCATTTCTTACTTTTAAAACCTAAAGCATTATGTGATGTCTCTATAAGCAGCATTGTGACCCATCTGTAAGCCTCTTTGTgactgatacatgtacttaacacTATGAAGGGTAAGAGATTGTATGCACCTTGACCTTACTATATGACCATGTGTAACACTGAGGGTCTGTGTTTCCAGCCCTGAACGGAGATCACGGGAAATCTCAGCTCCGATGTCCTTCAGCCATGTGGCTCACATGGGGCCGGATCAGGTGTTTGCTGGCACCACCCACAGCATCCCCACCACCCAGTAAGAAACGTTCCCCTACCCCCACTGCTTGTATTAACACTGCATGCCACCCCCTGCTAGGACCAGGGACGGCCCCCACCCTGCAGTATCTGGGGAAAGGGCCTCCCTCCACCAGCTTTAGCTT is part of the Crassostrea angulata isolate pt1a10 chromosome 3, ASM2561291v2, whole genome shotgun sequence genome and encodes:
- the LOC128175683 gene encoding serine/threonine-protein kinase MRCK alpha-like isoform X5, with protein sequence MMSAEERLRKLSDLYVGGVQNSNGQALSVETLLDVLIVLYDECCNSTLRREKNISEFVDFARQIVSKIKHYRLHRDDFEVIRIIGKGAFGEVAVVKLKSTDRVYAMKILNKWEMLKRAETACFKEERDVLVYGDRRWITNLHYAFQDENYLYLVMDYYCGGDLLTLLSKYEDRLPEDMARFYIAEMVLAIHSLHTMNYVHRDIKPDNVLLDLTGHIVLADFGSCLRLLDDGTVQSSVAVGTPDYISPEILRAMEDGHGRYGPECDWWSLGVCMYEMLYGFTPFYAESLVETYGKIMNHQSKFEFPTDEDIEDISEEAKDLLQRLICAADRRFGKNGLEDFINHPWFKGIKWDEIRDMNAPFVPEVSSPTDTSNFDVDESDFRHTDTIPPTSNAAFKGHHLPFIGFTFTKDSQISDTGNLQDTSGLATENLESLAAAAFERRIANLERENKELQRKLGEANNTIQRSSGEINAAAGASSASAESEVRQLKEEIAVLHRVVAESQTEISEVEQDLKRAQDQKIEVERKLRLIDEEKQALEKDLQEFRDKYKLQARELKDAVAKQKIAIEQFTDTNESLLKTQSKVKELTRESRNREEEMDEYRRKLDSVKNERRRAEKNVQELHGQVDEYRADSNKERKLRERAEQYSRELEQEIEAAKRKNLNRGPTASHLEMSQEISRLKTELDRKSVEAEESLARLTAKLQAEMKDLKFHLSEAENRNKDLKHESSMLKEKLNNQLSIEDLSNQIQRLKLQSEHSEREKLQVNDENERLKEEISFQQSAMNDLVKEKNQLEQEMREIYDKRESVAQWEAQISEIIKWVSDEKDARGYLQALASKMTEELENLKVMGVSDDGGRQRWRNRRSQRLDKMELLTLQSNLNSEIQAKTQISEELTRFKSQSVSLENKCEEQSELIRKLKKELEDLKSQNERLQSQKDTDLDKSHHDSSLMNFFKGQNFFKGGQFSYLNDSDHESMHDEDSISEDALSRGGTDSRTSSQRDLSREESHHPSSSPASTIHTSHPAPEQVYDQPWGAAKFGPINISPSQSLPAHTKTHQFIMKTFSLPYKCNHCTSLMVGIQRQGATCSDCGYSCHIHCMEKAPMVCPVPPDQTKRPMGIDVYKGIGTAYEGYVKVPRMGGIKKGWTRQFVVVCDFKLFLYDISPDRNQPSHIVQQVLDMRDEEFTVSPVLPSDVIHANKKDIPCIFRVTTSELNPPGTKHQVLMLAESEQERHRWVGALNELHKLLRKNKLPNKAAYLAQEVCDNSLSLVKGTLSAQVLDSQRVVLGTEDGLYVAQLAKDILLRIGDKSEKKPVFQVELVPSEQLVVFISGKQKHIKLLHQSGLDGHDTDPVKIPETRGCQLFCVGTTTNGLQGTPVTCLCVAIKRTIQVYELNKTRQKFRKIKDIQVPGQVQCLEMMSQGLCVGCPSYMAIYSVLGDSPPTALLDGEDNSLRYLCQTQVDSLLAVELPKNEFLLIFSVCGVYVDSSGRRSRPNELMWPALPQAVAYKEPYLTCYAENTVYMFDVQQAEWVQTLCLKKTKPLSRDGSLNLYTNLDMQQIVYFKDLHAEEDALAVAEIFKGKSVNRNKRRFSFKTRDDHDRGSRGSDRRSKIISGPINFSHVAHMGPDQGMQALIDLPRAAQSGNGVPTSPGVDASQKNKLFSMKPLQEVHMRGTRPLLPHPNGSAHRESSSKVGAMNNRQPSSSYPESPDTPNDSSSLGDLSTAIFEQLSISLCDLTLKDISFDRPGNRLSVASTASSTYSSSPASARESLSGEHHQQDDPEVQTSHL